The Desulfovibrio fairfieldensis sequence CGCGGCGCTGGACATTCTGGGCGCGAGAGTGCAGATTCCACGCTGACGCCTCTTTCAACCCGGATGATGCCCATGGCCGGACGTTCCCCGGAAGTCCTTTCCAGATATGTCGAACGCATTCTTGACGCCCTGCCCGACGGGGTGTTCATTTCCGACGCCTCGGGCACTGCCCTGCACATTAACCGCATGTACGAACAGCTGACCGGCCTGAAGCAGGAAAGCGTACAGGGCAGGAATGTGCGCGCTCTGGTGGAGGAGGGGATCTTTGATCATATCCTCAATCCGGAGATCGTGCGCACGGGCAAGCCCGCCACCCACGTGCAGCAGCTTAAGAACGGCAAAAAGCTGGTGCTCTCCGGCTTTCCGGTTTTTGACGAGGCCGGGGGCATCCGTCTGGTGGTCACCTTTGCACGCGACATCACCCTGCTGGCGAATCTGCAGGAACAGGTTGCAGGGCAATGCCGCCTCATTGATCAGATCAACGATCAGCTGGCCCACATGGCCCACGAAAGCAGGCCGCAGGAACCTGTCTTTGCCAGCCCGGCCATGGCCGAGATTCTTTCCCTGCTGCGGCGTTTCGCGGCCACGGACGCCACAGTGCTGATTCTGGGCGAGACCGGCGCGGGCAAGGACGTCTTCGCCCGCCTGACCCACAGGTTGAGCGGACGCAAGGACAAAATCATGCTCAAGGTGGACTGTGGCGGCATTTCCGAAACCCTGACCGAATCCGAGCTCTTCGGCTATCTGCCCGGCGCGTTTACCGGAGCTTCCAGCAAGGGCAAGGCGGGCTATTTTGAAATCGCCGACGGCAGCACCATTTTTCTGGACGAGGTGGGCGAACTGCCCCTGTCCATGCAGACCCGCCTGCTGCGCGTTCTTCAGGACGGGGAGATCATGCGGGTGGGCTCGTCCAGCCCGCGCAGGGTGGACGTACGGGTCATCGCGGCCACCAACCGCAACCTGGCCGAAAGCGTGGAGGCCGGTACTTTTCGCCGCGATCTCTATTATCGGCTCAATGTCGCGACGGTACGCATTCCGCCTCTGCGCGAGCGGCCGGAAGACGTGCGTCCCCTGGCCGAGCATTTTCTGCACCAATACACGGTCAAATACCACAAGGCCCTGGCCTTTATGGGCGTGACCCTGGACATGATGAGATCCTATGCCTGGCCCGGCAATGTGCGCGAGCTTCAGAACCTGGTTCACAGCCTGGTAATCACGCTCAACGGCCCGCTGATCTCGCCCAGGGACCTGCCCGCGCAGATTTCAGGCGTGAGCCGCGACGTCTCCTGTTATTCCGAGGAAATCCTGGCCGCCCGGCGGCCGCTGAAGGAAATCATGGCTGAAATGGAGCGGGATTTTCTGCTCAAGGCCATTGAGGCGCACGGCTCGGTACAGAAAGTGGCGGAGCTCTTCCAGGTCAACCGCAGCACCATCTTCCGCAAACTCCAGAGCGGGCGGCAGGCCTGAGCCGTTCCTGTTTGCCGTCCGGCCCTTCCTTGCATCGCCGCCTTGCGCCTTGCCTTCTTTTTCCGTAGGTTTCGGGCATGGCGAAAACGCGTGAAGTCTATATCTGTTCGGTGTGCGGGGCCCAGACCCTGCAATGGCGCGGTCAGTGCCCCAACTGTCACGAGTGGAACACCCTTGAGGCCTCGGCCCAGGCCCGCCCGGCGGCGGGCCGTCGGCCCGCCGGTCTGGGCGCCGCCGCGGGCGTTCGGGCCGACCGGCCTGTCCCCCTGCGCGACGTGGCCGATGCCGGGCATACGCCCTACGGCAGCGGGCTCAAGGCCCTGGACCGCGTGCTGGGCAAGGGCTTGGTGCCGGGCGCGGCCATTCTGGTAGGCGGCGAGCCGGGCATCGGCAAATCCACCCTGCTCTTGCAGGTGGCCGGACTGGTGGCGGCCCAGGGCAAAGCGGTGCTCTACGCCAGCGGCGAGGAATCTCTACCGCAGATCAAGGCCAGGGGCGAGCGGCTCCGGATGCTGGACCCCAATCTTCTGGCTCTGGCCACCTCCAAGGTTGAGGACGTGCTGGACGCCCTCAACGGCGTCGGCGGTTCCAGACCCCCGGCCCTGGTGATCGTGGACT is a genomic window containing:
- a CDS encoding sigma-54 interaction domain-containing protein encodes the protein MAGRSPEVLSRYVERILDALPDGVFISDASGTALHINRMYEQLTGLKQESVQGRNVRALVEEGIFDHILNPEIVRTGKPATHVQQLKNGKKLVLSGFPVFDEAGGIRLVVTFARDITLLANLQEQVAGQCRLIDQINDQLAHMAHESRPQEPVFASPAMAEILSLLRRFAATDATVLILGETGAGKDVFARLTHRLSGRKDKIMLKVDCGGISETLTESELFGYLPGAFTGASSKGKAGYFEIADGSTIFLDEVGELPLSMQTRLLRVLQDGEIMRVGSSSPRRVDVRVIAATNRNLAESVEAGTFRRDLYYRLNVATVRIPPLRERPEDVRPLAEHFLHQYTVKYHKALAFMGVTLDMMRSYAWPGNVRELQNLVHSLVITLNGPLISPRDLPAQISGVSRDVSCYSEEILAARRPLKEIMAEMERDFLLKAIEAHGSVQKVAELFQVNRSTIFRKLQSGRQA